The Poriferisphaera corsica DNA segment GGATAGATTGAGATGAGCGAGTCTCCAAGATCTGTTCGGTAGAGATGTTTTTTGTATGCATCTGATTGCTCGAAAAGCGATTGTGAAACAAGCTGAGGTCTTCTACGGGTCCAATGTCTGTTTGAAGTGCTATGGTGAATAATTTGCTGGGTGACTTCATCTTTTGGTAATTCGTAATTGATCGCAGCAAATGCAGTAAAGATATCTTCAGGCATGTTGTATAGAACATCGTATGCAATTGGAATATTGTTAGGTTCGAATCGCATGACATTCCAGAGCCAATAGTCGGCGTCAACAAGATCACACAATCCTTGCATCAGCTTTCGTTTTTTAGCTTGAATGCTACCTTGCATCATAGCGATTTTACTGAAAAGCTGAACGATGGCGCGTACATCTTTTTGATGTAAAGAAGGTGATGTTTGGACAGGCGTGATTGGTTTCATAGCTGCTTAGATGTGAGTGCTTTTGGGGGTTCAAAGTGGGAGGTGGTTGCCGTCACCGTGGGTGAAGCGTTTGGTGAGTTCGATGCGGCCGG contains these protein-coding regions:
- a CDS encoding helix-turn-helix transcriptional regulator — encoded protein: MKPITPVQTSPSLHQKDVRAIVQLFSKIAMMQGSIQAKKRKLMQGLCDLVDADYWLWNVMRFEPNNIPIAYDVLYNMPEDIFTAFAAINYELPKDEVTQQIIHHSTSNRHWTRRRPQLVSQSLFEQSDAYKKHLYRTDLGDSLISIYPINPEQFIFSSCCIHRSKSKPSFSDRDCLINHILISEVDWLHQFELSETPNSPPAPLPPRLQTVFTLIIEGYTPKRIAHLLNLTENTVRTYIRHIYKHFKVSSRIELTKRFTHGDGNQLPS